The following are encoded together in the Montipora capricornis isolate CH-2021 chromosome 5, ASM3666992v2, whole genome shotgun sequence genome:
- the LOC138048910 gene encoding uncharacterized protein has product MASFRKARDELLVSFCEEIINEDEFLMLYDANKSKNPEYPFWNYERFTLQGKSEAECKTDLRFEKYDIPLLVDVLGLPDEIKCKQGTICDSTEGLCIVLKRLAYPCRYSDLISTFGRPVPEISMISNTVIDFIFEHHGRRISEWNHTILNPHALQTYAEAVSNKGAALDNCFGFVDGTVRPICRPNTNQRIVYNGHKRVHALKFQSIAIPNGLIANLYGPVEGRKHDAGMLRDSGLYHDLQRFAFSPTGQPLCIYGDPAYPLRVHLQAPFRNGILTPPMQQFNSSMSPVRSSVEWLFGDIINYFCFLDFKKNLKIGLSQIGKMYIVCALLRNALTCLYGNTTSQYFDLDPPMLQEYFA; this is encoded by the exons ATGGCGTCCTTCAGGAAAGCGCGTGACGAACTTCTTGTAAGTTTTTGCGAGGAAATAATCAATGAGGATGAGTTTCTCATGTTGTATGATGCTAACAAATCGAAAAATCCAGAGTATCCTTTTTGGAATTATGAAAGATTTACGTTGCAAGGTAAAAGTGAGGCCGAGTGTAAGACAGATTTACGTTTCGAAAAATACGACATTCCTCTCTTGGTTGATGTTCTTGGCTTGCCTGACGAAATAAAGTGTAAACAAGGAACAATCTGTGACAGTACTGAAGGATTATGCATCGTTCTAAAAAGGCTGGCATACCCTTGCCGCTACAGCGACCTCATAAGCACTTTCGGCAGACCTGtccctgaaatctccatgataAGTAATACAGTCATTGATTTTATATTTGAGCATCATGGTCGTCGGATATCAGAGTGGAATCACACTATTTTAAATCCCCATGCATTACAGACATATGCTGAAGCTGTTTCAAATAAAGGTGCGGCCCTCGACAATTGTTTCGGCTTTGTGGACGGTACAGTTCGTCCAATTTGTCGCCCAAACACCAATCAAAGAATTGTTTACAATGGGCACAAGAGGGTGCATGCcctgaaatttcaatcaatcgCCATTCCAAATGGACTAATTGCCAATCTTTACGGTCCTGTTG AGGGCAGAAAGCATGATGCGGGAATGCTACGAGACTCAGGACTGTACCATGATCTCCAAAGATTTGCTTTCTCCCCAACTGGGCAGCCTTTGTGTATATATGGGGACCCAGCCTATCCTCTTCGCGTACACCTCCAAGCTCCATTTCGGAATGGCATCCTGACTCCCCCAATGCAGCAGTTTAACAGTTCCATGAGCCCAGTGAGAAGCTCAGTGGAATGGCTGTTTGGGgacataattaattatttttgctttctcgattttaagaaaaacttaaaaataggGCTCAGCCAAATAGGTAAAATGTACATTGTTTGTGCCCTTTTAAGGAATGCCCTTACATGCCTTTATGGTAATACCACTTCCCAGTATTTTGATTTGGACCCACCCATGTTGCAAGAATACTTTGCTTGA